A genomic segment from Mustela lutreola isolate mMusLut2 chromosome 15, mMusLut2.pri, whole genome shotgun sequence encodes:
- the EVI2B gene encoding protein EVI2B, whose amino-acid sequence MDPKYFILILFCGYISDTFSSEREAITTEKQPQSTLFRSPRLSNSANSQTTTENPMSQPTQFNHVSPEQPVPTVKAADEQTPPTAHASSEEPAAHTSAGQPLAYNNTGQPVSMANMSSQQTAVPVFTSAGQLPPSAHTSTKRLPPFVYTSTQQPSSVRTSSRKPTPPTVHNPTVQPTSIKSSRRITPGFILETTSSKTISHETSANSIASILIGVILTSMLVSIIIIVLWKCLRKPALSDQNWAGRSPFADGETPDIYMDNIRGNEVPTKRTSIVTFMPWKSNKSTLLAEDLEIKLFDSNEHTEDSNPLKTEKTKDEVNGTSEESPGGSTIGTAVSSSDDADLLPPPPPLLDLEEQENNQCDKPTMTVLSPLPNASSNLPPSLDCLNQVCKNHNTEFKQTFPPPPDSLNLPLEPGDFMKNQEDSNNGIQCQEFSIPPDCDQDHSEYLPPPPEELL is encoded by the coding sequence ATGGATCCCAAATATTTcatcttaattttgttttgtggATACATCAGTGATACATTTtcctcagagagagaagcaattaCAACAGAGAAGCAACCACAGTCTACTTTATTTAGATCACCAAGGCTATCTAACTCAGCTAATTCTCAAACCACAACAGAGAATCCTATGAGTCAACCAACACAATTTAACCATGTTTCTCCGGAACAGCCAGTACCAACTGTTAAAGCTGCTGATGAACAAACACCACCAACTGCCCATGCTTCGTCTGAAGAACCAGCAGCACACACTTCTGCTGGGCAACCACTTGCCTATAACAACACCGGACAACCAGTATCAATGGCCAACATGTCTTCCCAACAGACAGCAGTACCCGTGTTTACTTCTGCTGGACAACTACCACCATCTGCCCATACTTCTACCAAACGACTGCCACCATTTGTCTATACTTCCACTCAACAGCCATCATCCGTCCGTACCTCTTCTAGGAAACCAACACCACCAACTGTTCATAATCCAACTGTACAACCAACAAGTATCAAAAGCTCGCGGAGGATTACTCCAGGATTCATCCTAGAAACTACCAGTAGCAAAACTATCTCACATGAAACCAGTGCTAATTCAATAGCTTCCATATTAATTGGCGTAATTCTGACTTCTATGTTGGTATCTATAATCATAATTGTACTATGGAAATGTTTGAGAAAACCAGCTTTAAGTGATCAGAATTGGGCAGGTAGGTCTCCATTTGCTGATGGTGAAACCCCCGACATATATATGGATAACATTAGAGGAAACGAAGTCCCCACAAAACGTACATCAATTGTTACATTTATGCCTTGGAAATCAAACAAAAGCACACTCTTAGCAGAGGACTTGGAAATTAAGTTGTTTGACTCAAATGAACACACTGAAGATTCCAACCCcctcaaaacagaaaaaacaaaagatgaagtAAATGGTACATCAGAGGAGAGCCCTGGTGGATCAACGATCGGCACTGCAGTTTCCTCTTCAGATGATGCAGATCTGCTTCCACCGCCTCCCCCACTTCTTGATTTGGAAGAACAGGAGAATAACCAATGTGACAAACCCACTATGACAGTTCTATCTCCTCTTCCAAATGCTTCCTCCAATCTCCCACCGTCTCTGGACTGTCTCAATCAAGTCTGTAAAAATCACAATACCGAGTTCAAACAAACATTTCCACCTCCACCTGACTCACTTAACTTGCCCCTGGAACCAGGAGATTTCATGAAAAACCAGGAAGATTCCAACAATGGGATCCAGTGTCAGGAGTTCTCTATTCCTCCTGATTGTGATCAGGATCACAGTGAATACTTGCCGCCCCCACCTGAAGAACTGTTATAA
- the OMG gene encoding oligodendrocyte-myelin glycoprotein gives MALMEYQILKMSPSLFILLFLTPGILCSCPLQCICTERHRHVDCSGRNLTTLPSGLQENIIHLNLSYNHFTDLHNQLTQYTNLRTLDISNNRLESLPAQLPRSLWNMSAANNNIKLLDKSDTAYQWNLKFLDVSKNMLEKVVLIKNTLRSLEVLNLSSNKLWTVPTNMPSKLHIVDLSNNSLTQILPGTLINLTNLTHLYLHNNKFTFIPDQAFDQLFQLQEITLYNNRWLCDHKQNITYLLKWMMETKAHVIGTPCSSQISSLKEHNIYPTPPGFTSSLFTVSGMQTVDTINSLSMVTQPKVTKTPKQYRTKETTFGATLSKDTTFASTDKAFVPYPEETSIETISSHEAAAATLTIHLQDGMVTNTSLPSSTKSSPTPMTLSITSGMPNNFSEMPQQSTTLNLRREETTTNVKTRLPSVASAWKVNASFLIMLNAVVMLAV, from the exons ATG GCTTTGATGGAATATCAGATACTGAAAATGTCTCCCAGCTTGTTCATCCTTCTGTTTCTCACACCTGGTATTTTATGCAGTTGTCCTCTCCAATGTATATGCACAGAGAGGCACAGGCATGTGGACTGTTCAGGCAGAAACTTGACTACATTACCATCTGGACTGCAAGAGAATATTATCCATTTAAATCTGTCTTATAACCATTTTACTGATCTTCATAACCAGTTAACCCAATATAccaatctgaggaccctggacATTTCAAACAACAGGCTCGAAAGCCTGCCTGCTCAGTTACCTCGGTCCCTCTGGAACATGTCTGCAGCTAACAACAACATTAAACTGCTTGACAAATCTGATACTGCTTATCAGTGGAACCTTAAATTTCTGGATGTTTCTAAGAATATGCTGGAAAAGGTTGTCCTCATTAAAAATACACTAAGAAGTCTTGAGGTTCTCAACCTCAGTAGTAACAAACTTTGGACAGTTCCAACCAATATGCCCTCCAAACTACATATCGTGGACCTGTCTAACAATTCCTTGACACAAATCCTTCCAGGAACATTAATAAACCTGACCAATCTCACACATCTTTACCTGCACAATAATAAGTTCACATTCATTCCAGATCAAGCTTTTGACCAACTCTTTCAGTTGCAAGAGATAACCCTTTACAATAACAGGTGGTTGTGTGACCACAAACAAAACATTACTTACTTACTGAAGTGGATGATGGAAACAAAAGCCCATGTGATAGGGACTCCCTGTTCTAGCCAAATATCATCTCTGAAGGAACATAACATATATCCCACACCTCCTGGATTTACCTCAAGCTTGTTCACTGTAAGTGGGATGCAGACAGTGGACACCATTAACTCTCTGAGTATGGTTACTCAACCCAAAGTGACCAAAACACCCAAACAATATCGAACAAAGGAAACAACGTTTGGTGCCACTCTAAGCAAAGACACCACCTTTGCTAGCACTGACAAGGCTTTTGTGCCCTACCCAGAAGAGACATCCATAGAAACCATCAGTTCACATGAAGCAGCAGCTGCAACTCTAACTATTCATCTCCAAGATGGAATGGTTACAAACACAAGCCTCCCTAGCTCAACAAAATCATCCCCAACACCCATGACCCTAAGCATTACTAGTGGCATGCCAAATAATTTCTCTGAAATGCCTCAACAAAGCACAACCCTTAACTTACGGAGGGAAGAGACAACCACAAATGTAAAGACTCGCTTACCTTCTGTGGCAAGTGCTTGGAAAGTAAATGCTTCATTTCTCATAATGCTCAATGCTGTGGTCATGCTGGCTGTTTGA